A DNA window from Ranitomeya imitator isolate aRanImi1 chromosome 2, aRanImi1.pri, whole genome shotgun sequence contains the following coding sequences:
- the LOC138663406 gene encoding oocyte zinc finger protein XlCOF22-like has protein sequence MDIKRDKMAERILHLTLEILFRLTGEDYIVVKTSSERCQAPVSEGWGRPLSPITKPPTHPLIHEDINDQKILELTYKMIELLTGEIPIRCQDVAVYFSMEEWEYLELHNNLYEDIMMEVPQPLTSPDLSSKRTTPETCPRPLLPQDCKQEDPNVPQDHQGEDLTHINTTETYVRGDERCKEEIPTYGYPDDCTCRSEGQLTSSILKSDDLEISQDTIEVNAITPDILSSLHSKDLSSVSLPTTKENQRPKRGIKKQTVPKARKSFSCSECGKCFNWKHNLDRHQRIHTGEKPFSCSECGKCFMEKCNLDIHQRNHTGYKPFSCSECGKCFTKKVNRDTHHRTHTGEKPFSCLECEKCFADKSQLIEHQRTHTGERPFFCSECGKYFVKKSSLVRHQRLHTGAKPFSCSECGKYFVDKSDLVKHKRFHTGEKPFSCSECGKYFTQKSDVVKHQRIHTGEKPFSCSECGKYFAQKSDLVKHQRIHTGKKPFSCSECGKYFTQKSDLVRHQRTHTGEKPFSCSECGKCFNQKANLDSHQRIHTGEKPFSCSECGKCFTRKSNLDEHQRTHTGQKPFPIQNVENVL, from the exons ATGGATATTAAGagggacaagatggcagagaggatattacacctcactctagagatcctcttccgtcttactggagag gattacatagtagtgaagacctctagtgagcgctgtcaggcccctgtgtctgagggatggggaagacccctgagcccaatcacaaagCCTCcaactcaccccctgatacatgaggacatcaatgaccaaaagatcctagaactcacctacaagatgattgagctgctgactggagag attcctataaggtgtcaagatgtcgctgtctatttctccatggaggagtgggagtatttagaattaCACAATAATCTGTAtgaggacatcatgatggaggttccccagcccctcacatcaccag atctatccagtaagaggacaacaccagagacatgtccccgtcctcttcttccacaggactgtaaacaagaagatcccaatgttcctcaggatcatcag ggtgaagatctgacccatattaatactacagagacatatgtgaggggtgatgagcggtgtaaagaggagattcccacatatggctacccag atgactgtacctgcagatcagagggacagctgacatcttcaattttaaaatcagatgatcttgagatctcacaggatacaattgaagtgaatgccattactccagatatactatcatcccttcacagcaaagatctgtcatctgtttcactaccgactactaaggaaaatcaaagacccaaaagaggcattaaaaaacaaactgttcCTAAAGCAAGGAaatctttttcatgttcagaatgtgggaaatgttttaactggaaacaTAATCTTGATCGACACcaaagaatccacacaggagaaaagcctttttcctgttcagaatgtggtaaatgcttTATGGAGAAATGTAATCTTGATATCCACCAGAGAAACCACACAGGGtataagcctttttcatgttcagaatgtgggaaatgttttactaagaAAGTGAATCGTGATacccaccatagaactcacacaggggagaagcctttttcatgtttagaatgtgagaaatgttttgcagACAAATCACAACTTATCGaacatcagagaacccacacaggggagagaccttttttctgttcagaatgtggaaaatattttgtgaagaaatcatctcttgttagacaccagagactccacacaggggcaaagcctttttcatgttcagaatgtggaaaatattttgtagataaatcagatttggttaagcacaagagatttcacacaggggagaagcctttttcatgttcagaatgtggaaaatattttacacagaaatcagatgtggttaagcaccagagaattcacacaggggagaagcctttttcctgttccgaatgtggaaaatattttgcccagaaatcagatttggttaagcaccagagaattcacacagggaagaagcctttttcctgttcagaatgtggaaaatattttacacagaaatcagatttggttaggcaccagagaactcacacaggtgagaagcctttttcatgttcagagtgtgggaaatgttttaatcagaaagcgAATCTggatagccaccagagaatccacacaggggagaagcctttttcctgttcagaatgtgggaaatgttttacccggaaATCGAATCTTGAtgaacaccagagaacccacacagggcagaagccttttcctattcagaatgtggaaaatgttttgtga